The window GAAAAATCCTATCTTAATGTTATCACCTGGACCTAGCACTCCTAAAAATGCAGGCTGTATGTTAAATTTAATTAATGCAGTGAAGGGGAAAATTCCTATTGTAGGTATCTGTTTAGGACATCAGGCAATTGTAGAAGCGTATGGTGGCATTATTGGGTACGCAGGTGAAATATTCCATGGAAAGGCATCTTTAATTAACCACGATGGTTTAGAGATGTTTGAAGGTCTCCCTCAACCATTACCTGTTGCAAGATATCATTCACTTATATGTAATAAAATTCCTAAAAATTTTATTATTAATTCTTATTTTAATAATATGATAATGTCGGTAAGAAATAATTTAGATTACGTATGTGGATTTCAATTTCATCCAGAATCTATTTTAACTACATCTGGTGGATTACTTTTAGAAAAAATAATTAATTGGGCTTCTATGAAATACAAATAACATGAATAAAAAAAATCTTTAAATATGGAATTTTAAATAAATTCCATATATATATTTAAAAATAATATTTACATAATTAAAAAACAATATAATTTTATTAAATATATTTAAAATATGAATATAAAATTATTAGCAATAAACTATTCAACCATAATAAATTTATTTATTCACATCTTAATTACGTTTCTTTATTAACTATTTAAAAAGCAAAAAATATTATTACATGCAAATATCTTTAACTACCGTATTAAATTTATATATTCAAATTTCTATAATACGGATTTAAAAATTTTATTTGCTCAAAATATTATTATTCAAATAAAAAATATTTAAGAAAATAAAAAAATAATGAGAATTTACAATAAAAAATATATTTTTCTAAATAAAATAAAAAAAATTGAAAAAAATTATAAATATTTTATGTTCCATAAAACGACATAAAATTTTATTCAAAGAAAATAATTTAAATTAAAAGTTATCCACAATTTCTGTGTATAAGTTTATTTAAAAAATAAGGAAAATAACTTAATTTTTTACCTATATATTATTATAAGTTTATGTTTTATATGAATTTATTATTTTTTAAAAAACTTAAAAATGATTTTATTAACATGTTCATAACTTTGGGGATAAGTTATGTATATATATTTTAAGAAGTTTTTAAAAATAGTTAAAAAAGGTAATTATAAAAATAAAAAAACAAAAAAATTCTTTTAAATACAATTATTTAGTATAAAAATCTATTTTTTATAAAATTGATAAAACTATTAAAAGATAAAAGAAAATATATTTAATATTATATATATATATTTTACTGTTATTTTTTCTTTAATTTAAATAATGTTATTAGTATCTTATATATTTAAATATATACTATTTTAAGTTGTTTATTCTTATTTTACATATTTATTTATTATTTAAATATTATTATACACTAATAAATTTAAAAAAATAAAAAAATCTGACATTATTGCTTTAATATATTAAATTAGTTATTATTTAATTCTGTGAAATTATTATAAAAAATGGACTTAATCTAATGAAAAAAAGCCCATATGAAATTAAAATAATTCAAAAAGAGGCAAATTATCACCCCGATCCAACAATAATATTTAATCACCTCTGTGAATTAAAACCAGCAACATTATTATTAGAAACAGCTGAAATAAGTAAAAAAAATGCTTTAGAAAGTATTATGATTATAGATACTGCAATTCGTTTTACCTCCATAGAAAATTCAGTTAAATTAACTCCTATGTCTAATAATGGAACAGAAGTATTATTAGTTTTAAAAAAAAATCTTCCGAAAAATATAAAAATACAAGAAAATAAACAAAATATTATTTTAACTTTTCCAAATATTTCTAAAAATCTTGATGAAGATAAAAAACTTTTTTCATTATCGGTGTTCGATGTATTCAGATTAATAATTAAAACTTTTAAAAATAAAAATAAAATACCTAAAGCAATGTTTTTTGGTGGCTTATTTTCTTACGATCTCATATCAATATTCGAAACATTACCTTATTTAATAGGTAATCAAAAATGTTCCAATTTTTGTTTTTATTTAGCTGAAAGTTTACTTGTTTTAGATCATCAAAAAAAAACATGTTTAATTCAAAGTAGTATTTTTTCACAAAACATCAATGAAGCAAAAAAGATTCAAGATAGAACAAAAGAAATAAAAAACAAATTAAATCAAAAGTTTAACAAAATAAATCAAATTAAAATAAAAAATGTTAATTTAACTTCAAATATAGATGACAATAAATATTGCTCTATTATTAAAAAACTAAAAAAATTAATACAACAAGGTGAAATTTTTCAAGTAGTACCGTCTCGAAAATTTTATTTACCGTGTCCTAATTCATTATCTGCTTATCAAAA is drawn from Buchnera aphidicola (Aphis helianthi) and contains these coding sequences:
- a CDS encoding anthranilate synthase component 1, which codes for MKKSPYEIKIIQKEANYHPDPTIIFNHLCELKPATLLLETAEISKKNALESIMIIDTAIRFTSIENSVKLTPMSNNGTEVLLVLKKNLPKNIKIQENKQNIILTFPNISKNLDEDKKLFSLSVFDVFRLIIKTFKNKNKIPKAMFFGGLFSYDLISIFETLPYLIGNQKCSNFCFYLAESLLVLDHQKKTCLIQSSIFSQNINEAKKIQDRTKEIKNKLNQKFNKINQIKIKNVNLTSNIDDNKYCSIIKKLKKLIQQGEIFQVVPSRKFYLPCPNSLSAYQNLKKNNPSPYMFFMQDKNFILFGASPESSLKYDEKTRQIELYPIAGTRPRGLNEYGKLDLDLDSRIELEMRTNHKELAEHLMLVDLARNDLARICKPGSRYVSDLVRVDKYSHVMHLVSRVIGELKIGLDALHAYAACMNMGTLTGAPKVRAMQLIAKYEKEKRGSYGGAIGYFTDLGNLDTCITIRSAYVENQIATIQAGAGVVFNSIAEDEVKESLNKATAVINAIKTAHY